The window TATTATCACTGCCACTATTTTAGCTCCTGGACTCAGTTTTTCTTGCCTGGAGCACTACAGCAGCATCTTAACTGGTACTTCTGATTCTAGCGTCACCCACCATCAACCTACCCTTTATATCATTATTAGGGTGATCTTTCAAAAATGCATGCCTGATCATATCACTCCTGTACTTAAAATCcttcagagaaaaagaagaaaaaataagtaaaaataaaaataaaaataaaataaataaaataaaatccttcaGAGCTTCTCATAATGATGAAGTCGAAATTTCTTAGTATGTATATAACATGATCATCTTATCTCCTGTCCTAGGAAGAACATGGGTGTTAGACAGTACTTGTGGTCCAGGGATTGTAGCAGGGTGTCTCAGGCCTCTGTGCTCTGAGTGTGCTCTTGCTTTCCTCTTCTATCTAAGGAATATCCAGGCAGCTATGCTGATCTGGCTCAGGTGACACTCTTTCTGTAAAATCTTCCCTGAGGTTTTCTCATACAGTCCAGGGCCATTTCATCTATGCTTTTAGAGCACCTGGGGCGGTTACACCGACACCATTCTAGAACAGAGCTGATTTATCTATCTTTCCCGACGGATTATGTAGTCCTTGGTGAtctttgcttgatttttctttgtaccCTTGGCATCTACCACAGAGGCTGTCACATAGTTTACTGACAGTCactaaatgtttactgaatttgACTCTGCATCCTTGAACCATGCACCAAAGGAGACACATTCATGTTGAGACAACCTGTAGGTAAAAGATCATAAATGTGTAATAGACACATGGCAAATGCAGTACTTAGGCACACAGTCCTGTATGTAGATAACCTGTGTTAATCTTTTCATTCCGACTGTTTCATCACATTGGTGTGCAGGTTCCAGGTGCTGCATTAgccatctttatcttttttttaaaagaaaaattttctccattgcttcttcatttactaaaaataatttcacgccgaaaccggtttggctcagtggatagagcgtcggcctgtggactgaaaggtcccaggttcgattccggtcaggggcatgtacctgagttgcgggcacatccccaataggagatgtgcaggaggcagctgattgatgtttctctctcatcgatgtttctaactctctatctctctcccttcctctctgtaaaaaatcaatcaaatatatttaaaaaaaataatttcacaataCAGTAAACCCTCAATTTAACAGACTTTGgatttaacagacaaaatttccACATGTTATATACGAAAATTAATACCCTATTaatctgaaaatgtttttaaccaAGATTTTCTTATAGTTAAATTAACAGGTGTGTTTtggttattaattcactgttatttttaacaaattttagcaaataggctGTATGTTGGGGAAAAAACACTAGTAATTTTGCcaacataaatacatatatatctacaactatagtctacatatttaaatccaagagatACCACTCTGTAAACAATGTTCGGTGAATGACTAGCACGTGATCACACCGCATTGTGCAGGGCTATTGGTTCTGTTGTCCCGTGGCTTGGTGGCTCAAccttctgcagcagttttaatgtATACAGGTCAATGTTCCCCCTGCACTAAGCCACGCCCCAGCCATGTGCATTCGTTTACTTgcagtgactggtgaatgcatgcatttactagatctattcagtataaatttaaaataacagtaatacatgtagaaaactttcctgtgaaattaaatttttcatacatacttaattttaattacacaaacgtGCCTActtaagtaaaaacaggtaaactaattaatttgtcaattttttaacatacacatttggaaaacctactttattatataacgaACTTTAACGGACACCCTCTCACccaaattagtccattatatcaaGGTTTTACTGTACAACTCTTTCAGGCAGCTTCTCTGTTGTTTTCTTTGGTTTCTACTTCTTTAGGCAACAATGGCTTCATCTTTAATAACAAACCTTCCCTTGTCAAAGTAGGAAGGAAAACTCGTACCAcaaaagggtcccagattcagcAGTCTGTGCCTACAAATTTCATTGATAACAGCTTGCAGATTGGCAGCTGCCTGGTCACTTGACATATCCAGTGTTGCTACTTTGGTCTCCAGAAAGTTCTCCCTTTCTTCAATCTACCTTAATTTCATGTCCAGTTTTAAATAGCATCTTGGGGGATGTCACATCCAATGGAATTCCAAGTAAGTTTTGGAAAtcttttttcagtttcttctttaaTGGATTAAGCTTGGGCATTATTTCTGGAACAGCTACATAAAAGTCTGATTGAATTTCATCATCCAAAACCTTCTGAATCAGATTAGTTCCTCCTGCAAATGCAGCTTCATTTTCCCCCTGCTATTTTAATCTCTGATGCATTCCCTGTAAATACAGTAACTTTACTGGCTCTCCGGCCGCTGCCGCCGCCCCGCCCTTGCCTCCAGTGCACATTAAAGAGCCAACACCATGACTGACTCCAACTATTTCACAAccaataaaaaaggagaaatcttGGAATTAAAGGCTGAACTcatcaatgaaaagaaagaaaagcggAAGGAGGCTGTGAAGAAAGTGATTGCTGCTATGACTGTGGGGAAGGATGTTAGCTCTCTCTTTCCAGATGTAGTGAACTGTATGCAGACTGACAACCTGGAACTAAAGAAGCTGGTGTATCTCTACTTGATGAACTATGGCAAGAGTCAGCCAGACATGGCCATTATGGCTGTCAACAGCTTTGTGAAGGACTGTGAAGATCCCAATCCTCTGATTCGGGCCTTGGCAGTTAGAACCATGGGATGCATCGAAGTGGACAAGATCACAGAATATCTCTATGAGCCCCTCCGAAAGTGCTTGAAGGATGAAGATCCCTATGTTGGAAAACAGCAGCAGTCTGCGTGGCAAAACTCCATGATATCAATGCCCAAATGGTGGAAGATCAgggatttctggattctctgcgGGATCTCATAGCAGATTCAAATCCAATGGTGGTGGCTAATGCTGTAGCAGCATTATCTGAAATCAGTGAATCTCACCCAAACAGCAACTTACTCGATCTGAACCCACAGAACATTAATAAGCTGCTGACAGCCCTGAATGAGTGTACTGAATGGGGCCAGATTTTCATCCTGGACTGCCTGTCCAATCATAACCCTAAGATGACCGGGAGGCTCAGAGCATCTGTGAGCGGGTAACTCCCCGGCTATCTCATGCCAACTCAGCAGTGGTGCTTTCAGCAGTAAAAGTCCTAATGAAATTTCTAGAGTTGTTACCCAAGGACTCTGACTACTATAATATGCTGCTAAAGAAGTTGGCCCCTCCACTTGTCACTTTGCTGTCTGGGGAGCCAGAGGTGCGGTATGTCGCCCTGAGGAACATCAACCTAACTGTTCAGAAAAGGCCTGAAATCTTAAAGCAGGAAATCAAAGTCTTCCTTGTGAAGTATAATGATCCCATCTATGTTAAACTAGAGAAGCTGGACATCATGATTCGTTTGGCATCTCAAGCCAGTATTGCTCAGGTTCTGGCAGAGCTGAAGGAATATGCCACGGAAGTGGATGCTGACTTTGTTCGCAAAGCTGTGCGGGCCATTGGACCGTGTGCCATCAAGGTGGAGCAATCTGCAGAACGTTGTGTGAGCACATTGCTTGATCTCATCCAAACCAAAGTAAATTATGTGGTCCAAGAGGCGATAGTTGTCATCAGGGACATCTTCTGCAAGTATCCCAACAAGTATGAAAGCATCATTGCCACGCTGTGTGAGAACTTAGACTCGCTGGATGAGCCAGATGCGTGAGCAGCTATGATTTGGATTGTGGGCGAATATGCTGAACGAATTGACAATGCAGATGAATTACTAGAGAGTTTCCTGGAGGGTTTTCATGATGAGAGCACCCAAGTGCAGCTCACTCTGCTCACTGCCATAGTGAAGCTGTTTCTCAAGAAACCATCAGAAACACAGGAGCTGGTACAGCAGGTCTTGAGTTTGGCAACACAGGATTCTGATAATCCTGACCTTTGAGATAGGGGCTATATTTATTGGTGGCTTCTCTCAACTGACCCTGTCACAGCCAAAGAAGTAGTCTTGTCTGAGAAGCCACTGATCTCTGAGTAGACAGATCTTATTGAGCCAACTCTGCTGGATGAGCTAATCTGCCACATTGGTTCTTTGGCCTCTGTGTACCACAAGCCTCCCAATGCTTCTGTGGAAGGAAGTCACGGAATCCATCGCAAACACTTGCCAATACATCATGGAAGCACTGATGCAGGTGACAGCCCTGTTggcaccaccactgccaccaacCTGGAACAGACTCAGGTTATTCCCTCTCAAGGTGACCTTGATCTCGGTCCACCAGTCAATGTGCCACAGGTAACCTCCATGCAGGTGGGAGCAGTGGATCTCTTGGGAGGAAGACTAGATAGTCTGGTGGGACAATCCTTCATTCCATCATCAGTGCCTGCAACCTTTGCTCCTTCACCTACTCTTGCTGTGGTCAGCAGTTGTCTGAATGATCTATTTGAACTCTCTACGGGGATAGACATGGTACATGGTGGATATGTGGCTCCTAAGGCTGTCTGGCTGCCTGCAGTAAAGGCCAAAGGCTTGGAGATTTCTGGAACATTTACTCATTGTCAGGGGCACATCTATATGGAAATGAACTTCACCAACAAAGCTCTGCAGCATATGGCAGACTTTGCAATCCAGTTTAACAAGAATAGCTTTGGCGTCACCCCCAGCACTCCTCTGGCCATCCATACACCACTGATGCCAAATCAGAGCATTGATGTCTCCCTGCCTCTCAACACCTTGGGTCCAGTCATGAAGATGGAACCTCTGAATAACCTACAGGTAGCTGTGAAAAACAATATTGATGTCTTCTACTTCAGCTGCCTCATCCCACTCAATGTGCTTTTTGTAGAAGATGGCAAAATGGAGTGCCAGGTCTTTCTTGCAACATGGAAGGGTATTCCCAGTGAAAATGAACTTCAGTTTCAGATTAAGGAATGTCATTTAAATGCTGACACTATTTCCAGCAAGTTGCAAAACAACAACGTTTATACTATTGCCAAGAGGAATGTGGAAGGGCAGGACATGCTGTACCAATCTCTGAAGCTCACTAATGGCATTTGGATCTTGGCTGAGCTACGTATCCAGCATGGAAACCCCAATTATACACTGTCGCTGAAGTGTAGAGCTCCTGAAGTCTCTCAGTACATTTATCAGGTCTAcgacagcattttgaaaaactaatAGACTGCTCTGGTGCCCTCCGGCCACCCTGTGATCAGTGCAAGCCAAGAACTCTTAACTAGAAGAAATTGTTTTGCCGTGTAGAAGCTGAACCTAAATACACTGAGGCCACCCCTCCAAAAAAATACAGTAACTTTACTGATTTCTGAAATGAATGGGTGTGGCAAACTAAGAACACTAGCAAATGGTtccactttttcttcttcctcagtgCCATATCCAGTGTTACATCAAGATAAACACCTTgctgcctgaccagtgtggctcaggggttgagcatcaacctatgaactaggaggtcagggttcaattgctagtcaaggcacatgccccagttgtgggcttgatcccctatggggggcaggcaggaggcagccaatcaatgattctctctcatcattggtgtttctatctctctctctctctcccttcctttctgaaatcaataaacaaatatatatatttttaaagataaacaccTTGCTTTGGATTCATCAAGTCCAGAATTTGAAATTTCTTAAGTAAATGAATAACTTTCTTTATCTTCTATATCTGCCTTGGATATAAGTGTTTTAAGTAGACATCATCCTCAGATTTGCCTTCCATAAAGAGgtatgactttattttttctatttcatctttgtttttatttgatgctttttctttggcaccttttttttgttttctttccaggctTCCTAACAGGAGCAAAATATCTGTGAGGCACCTGAACACATGCAGAACAAGAATAAAGAGGCATCTGATAAACCATCTTAGAGAGACTATGCCTTTGAGATATCAAGACTCTACCAAGGGGTCTGCCAGCCGCTCCGTGTTGGCCATTCCGGATCTAGCCGTCTTCATCTTAACATTTGTCcttctataatattttaattttccctaGAGGATACCATGaaacatgatgatgatgatgatgatgatgatgataatgataataatatctTTGTGAAACTTAAGTCACTTCCAAAGCTGTCCATGTTTGATTTTCTGAAACTAAACAGTCATGCTTGTGAACTCTCTGTGCATTTCTGATGGTTTGTCTTAAATTTGATGGCAACTTTTTGAATttgaaaaattaacaaattttatatttcaaaattcatATAAGACCTGTCCTAAAGAATCCCCTATCCcccaaataacaataataacagctTTTCTTTATTCAGCACCTCCTACAGGGCCAGATATATATTTTCCTCTTGTGCTTACCTGGTTAATTGAAGTGCAAAACTAATTTCAGTGAGATAAAATAATTCCTTCCCTTTTCACTCAAGttggtttttacagagagaggaaggaagagggagagagagaaacatcaatgtgagagcagaacatcgattggctgcctctgcatgcaCCTTACTAGGCACTGAGctcgaaacctaggcatgtgccctgatcaggaatcaaaccagcaatctttcgatgcatgggatgatgtctaaccaactgagccacaccagccagggctcaagatATATTTTTGATTCAACAGTTACACCTCTATCCTAGCTCTGGGATTTACCTAAAGAACAAAGTATATTCTATGTTCACTTGTCTTTCTGATACATATCACAAAATCTGCTATCTCTGGTTCCTTTGTTTAAATTCAAAACTAATTCCTCAAAACGATGTTAAGGAGGAAATCATAGCATTCGGTCTCAAAAGATAAGTCCTCTCTTTTCATCTATGGTTTAATTCCAAAGAATTTCAAATAAGTGTCCTTTTAACTTTAGTTGGCAGTAGGAAGAGCCTGGTGCCTGGAAAGAAAAAGGATGTCCTTCAGGAGGGAAAAAGTTGAAATAAGATACATGACTACTTTTATGTGTCACTAAAGACCTGATAACATTGGAGCGATATTctgtgaaaatgaaaatagataTTTGGAAAATCAGCCATTGTATTAATCTGTTTTATTAAAGTAGAATATATTTGATTGTTTACAGGAcgaaattagaaaataatcacattttttgGAATGTAAAATTTCACCATTTATACAATTTTAATGTATCATTTGTATGGATTGATCGGGGTACTATGCTTAGTAGTGACTGCTCCTGGAGTGGTTGACAAAAATGATTAATGTTTACTCTTCAGTCCTGTTTAATCTAAAtcatttccatttccttctgaaATATCTGACATctaaaaatgaaagggaaaaaatgttaAGTTTTCAGGAAAGATAGGCAATCAGTGACAGAACAAACAGAGATTCTTGATTACATATGGAATTCTTATTCCATAAATAGCTCGTTCCTGATTACATATGAAAAGTGGTACAAGGAAAGCCTATGGGATAGATGGACGTAACAAATAATACCAATACtatattttaatcatattttgtttgtttcaaccTTTCTCCATTTAAGGGACATGATAAGGAACAAAGCTGGTTGAGTTTCATCTTCCTTGGTTTGGTTGCTAGCTGGCAGAATGAAGGAAAAGGAATAGAAGTAAGAATCTAAATAGTCCATGAAGTGACTCACCAGCACAATATAACCAAGAGTTGGTAGTATTAAGGTGTCCTTGTAACTACTGCAACAGTTGGGTCTCAATGGGGCACATAGAGTGGAGACCTTTGTCCTCTCCCTCACAGAGCTATGTCACAAATAGGCCATGGTATTTATGAATACACTAgatcctggtgcatggattcgtgcacattgaaagtaaattaattagaaggtggccagcgggggaggactggcacgccctggagccaacctctcatggTATTTCTCCAGCCgcccacacctggggtggcactgggGCTCCaagggcgtctgtggagtgagctgggtccctctggcaagtggggtccctcatcctggcctgtagggattaggccaaaaccggcagtctgacaacccccaaggggtcctggagtgcgagagggcactctgcaaagttgcagtcgcttggcagctcctgcgttgagcatctgccccctggtgatcattgcaCATTATAGCTACCAGCCAGGCAGCTGGTTGGCGggtacttagccttttatatatgtagatgtccactgcctggggtgggacaggggcagcagcagctgctgtaTCTTCTATTAGTAATTACTCCAGAAAGGGTACTTTTGGTCCTAGGTCTACAAGCAAGTCTAATATTCACTCCCATTTAGTACCTATTATGGCATAGGTGCTTGGGGATACCAAAATAAATATGAGACAATCCCTGCACTAAAAGAGTTCTAGTCAATTCAAAGAACATGCAAGAAGAGAACTAGTGAAATGTTATAAGTGCTATTGCATCAAAGGGTATGGTGTGGAAACATGGGAGGAAGTATCATTTTGACAGGGCAGGAGATGGAGCTTGAGCTGGTAATGGGAAATTAAgtaaggaggaggaaaggagtcATTGGGAAGATTCCAGGTAGGGGGAACTGCATGGACAATcacaagaaagcataaaaataacatagcacatttagaaaatttcaaatgatTATATAGGGTTGGTGTGTATGCTGACAAGCAGCAGTGACTGAGCAGACTGGATAGGAAAGAAAGGGTTAGACCATAGAGGACCTTATGTGCCAAGCTAAAGAGACTGGATTTGAGCCTGAATGCAACTGAGTACTACTGGAGAGCTTATGTAGGCGAAAAGCATAATCATATTTTGCTTCAGAAAGATCACTTTATCTACTCTGTggaagacaggaggagagcaAAACTGGAGGCAGAAACACAATTAGAAGATGACTGTGGGAGGGCAGAAAAGAAATGATGAGGGCTTGACATGAAGCAGTAGCTGTGGGATGAAGTTAAGAGAACCAATACAAACAAAGGTCCAGAGAGAGGGGTTTCTAATTATAAGACAAACTTTGATTAGAGGCCAAAAAGGCCCTCATCTGAGGATAGAGTGGAAAGCTAAGGTGAACATTACTGAAAGGTAACTTCAGGAACTGATGCTTAATCTTGTGTGATTATCAAATTACACAGAAATAtaacatcttatctaataaaatagaaacatgcaaattgaccatacctctacTACACTCACAAACCATggccacaagccaatcagagcgactataggcaaattaacccaaccaagatagcggcCCAGCagacatggagctggagcaagcaggaggcttagttgccccagcgatggaggaagccaagcttcctgccttccctggctggctgTTGCCTCTGCataaagcaacaaagtttcaattatagaagataaataaatcccagatacccggttccagccagcctccactgggagcttgggtggctgggggctgtggccagcctgcaaacaaccatcagcccctcacccaggatggccacacccatggggtgagggtccctgctggggggcttggccagcctgcaaacagccatcagtccctcacccaggctggccaggcactccagtcccccactctgaagggggtgtggccagtctgaaaatggccctcagctcctcaccaggctggccaggcaccccagcaggacccccaccctgatctgggacacccttcagggaaaaccagctggcccccacccatgcaccagacctctatcctatatagtaaaagggtgatatgcaaattgaccttaacagcagaacgactgggaatgattggttactatgacacacactgaccaccaggggcagatgctcaatgcaggagctgtcccctggtggtcagttcgttTCCaccgggggagctctgctcagccacaagccgggctgatggctgccagtacagcgatggtggtgggagcctctcccgcctcctcagcagcactaaggatgtccgactgcagcttaggcctgctccctgctggcaagtggacatcccccgagggctcccaggctgccagagggatgtctgactaccagcttaggtccaatcccctgggaagcaggcctaagccagcaggtggtcatcacctgaggggtcccaggctgcaagagggcacaggccgggctgagggaccccccccccccgagtgcacaattttgtgcaccagacctctagttctTTATAATGATCATCAAATATGACCTACCTCAGGCATGGATTTTAGATGATATTCTAATCTTCTTGGTCTGTAGGAAATAGGAAGAGAAtaatgagagaatgagagagagagagagagagagagagagagagagagagagagagaaagagagagagagggagaaatggtgTCGAGAACTAAAAATAATGAACCAAGTATGCTGTTATTTAACATATTCTTTCCCTCACTCAAGGAGAAACTGTCATTTAGGATAGAATTATAAGACCCTAAAAGATTAAGCTAAAGATTTTCAGTATGTAATATATGGATCATTCTCAATGTAATTAAGTAAATATGTTGAGTCACAGTCTCATTACATTTTAACACTCTCATAGATTTGCTTAGGATAAAATTTTGGCTATGATTTGAAAACCTAAGAAATTTCCTTGAAAGTGATTAAGAACTAGAAGCAAAAATAAGAGGTATGAGACTATTAAAGtgcccattttttccccctgtttCCCACTGTTTCCTCTACTGAAGACAATTGGCAAAAGCAGCATCATAATTTTGAGATGACATAGTAGTCCAAAACATGTTCCCGTGCTGAGTTCAGTGAGGCCAATTGGCCAGTGAAAGGCTTCATGAACAGT is drawn from Myotis daubentonii chromosome 3, mMyoDau2.1, whole genome shotgun sequence and contains these coding sequences:
- the LOC132230694 gene encoding LOW QUALITY PROTEIN: AP-2 complex subunit beta-like (The sequence of the model RefSeq protein was modified relative to this genomic sequence to represent the inferred CDS: inserted 2 bases in 2 codons; substituted 3 bases at 3 genomic stop codons), producing MTDSNYFTTNKKGEILELKAELINEKKEKRKEAVKKVIAAMTVGKDVSSLFPDVVNCMQTDNLELKKLVYLYLMNYGKSQPDMAIMAVNSFVKDCEDPNPLIRALAVRTMGCIEVDKITEYLYEPLRKCLKDEDPYVXKTAAVCVAKLHDINAQMVEDQGFLDSLRDLIADSNPMVVANAVAALSEISESHPNSNLLDLNPQNINKLLTALNECTEWGQIFILDCLSNHNPXDDREAQSICERVTPRLSHANSAVVLSAVKVLMKFLELLPKDSDYYNMLLKKLAPPLVTLLSGEPEVRYVALRNINLTVQKRPEILKQEIKVFLVKYNDPIYVKLEKLDIMIRLASQASIAQVLAELKEYATEVDADFVRKAVRAIGPCAIKVEQSAERCVSTLLDLIQTKVNYVVQEAIVVIRDIFCKYPNKYESIIATLCENLDSLDEPDAXAAMIWIVGEYAERIDNADELLESFLEGFHDESTQVQLTLLTAIVKLFLKKPSETQELVQQVLSLATQDSDNPDLXDRGYIYWWLLSTDPVTAKEVVLSEKPLISEXTDLIEPTLLDELICHIGSLASVYHKPPNASVEGSHGIHRKHLPIHHGSTDAGDSPVGTTTATNLEQTQVIPSQGDLDLGPPVNVPQVTSMQVGAVDLLGGRLDSLVGQSFIPSSVPATFAPSPTLAVVSSCLNDLFELSTGIDMVHGGYVAPKAVWLPAVKAKGLEISGTFTHCQGHIYMEMNFTNKALQHMADFAIQFNKNSFGVTPSTPLAIHTPLMPNQSIDVSLPLNTLGPVMKMEPLNNLQVAVKNNIDVFYFSCLIPLNVLFVEDGKMECQVFLATWKGIPSENELQFQIKECHLNADTISSKLQNNNVYTIAKRNVEGQDMLYQSLKLTNGIWILAELRIQHGNPNYTLSLKCRAPEVSQYIYQVYDSILKN